The following are encoded together in the Vibrio zhugei genome:
- a CDS encoding zinc ribbon-containing protein — protein MPKHKSEYETLMKNVVDSLKKSPTELHQIIETSKEVMHAASDMTKDEWALLSAYVESDIKEFAESFEESKSGPFYLTVTNSIWQGLMDITDTTKVEWLELTHELEKRGLYEEGDMISLGVLVCEKCGQRTEYTHPSQVIACTACGNRAFHRQSLTTE, from the coding sequence ATGCCAAAACACAAGAGTGAATACGAAACACTGATGAAAAATGTGGTGGACTCATTGAAAAAAAGCCCCACAGAACTGCATCAAATCATCGAAACGTCCAAGGAAGTGATGCATGCCGCCTCTGACATGACCAAAGACGAATGGGCATTATTGTCCGCTTATGTGGAATCCGATATCAAAGAGTTTGCCGAATCGTTTGAAGAAAGTAAAAGTGGCCCGTTCTATCTGACGGTCACCAATTCGATTTGGCAAGGGCTAATGGATATTACTGATACCACCAAGGTTGAGTGGTTAGAATTGACCCATGAGCTCGAAAAGCGTGGGTTGTATGAAGAAGGGGACATGATCAGCTTAGGCGTGCTCGTGTGTGAAAAATGTGGTCAGCGCACCGAATATACGCATCCTTCACAAGTGATTGCCTGTACGGCGTGTGGCAATCGAGCCTTTCATCGCCAATCTCTCACCACAGAATAA
- the leuS gene encoding leucine--tRNA ligase produces MQDQYNPQDIEQKVQQHWESNETFIAHEDPNKEKFYCLSMFPYPSGRLHMGHVRNYTIGDVISRFQRLQGKNVLQPIGWDAFGLPAENAAVKNKTAPAPWTYENIEYMKNQLKLLGFGYDWNREFATCTPEYYRWEQEFFTKLYEKGLVYKKTSSVNWCPHDQTVLANEQVEDGCCWRCDTPVEQKEIPQWFIKITAYAQELIDDLDNLDGWPEMVKTMQRNWIGRSEGVELSFAVKDHEQNLEVYTTRPDTLMGVTYVGIAAGHPLATKAAENNPELAAFIDECRNTKVAEAELATMEKKGMATGFTAIHPLNGREVPVYVANFVLMDYGTGAVMAVPAHDQRDFEFATKYGLDIQAVILNEEGQAPDTSEAAYTEKGPLFNSGEFDGLDFTAAFDAIAQKLESEGKGKKTVNFRLRDWGVSRQRYWGAPIPMVTTEDGEVHPVPAEQLPVVLPEDVVMDGVTSPIKADKNWYETTFNGQPAIRETDTFDTFMESSWYYARYCSPHADDILDPEKANYWLPADQYIGGIEHACMHLLYSRFFHKLLRDAGYVTSDEPFKKLLCQGMVLADAFYYVNEKGTKEWVSPTDVEVERDGKGHITKAVDNQGRSVEHSGMIKMSKSKNNGIDPQEMVNKYGADTVRLFMMFASPADMTLEWQESGVEGANRFLRRVWKLVHEHTQHGQASVVDKSALSNDQKALRRDVHKTIAKVSDDIDRRQTFNTAIAAIMELMNKLTKAPQADEQDRAIMDEALKAIVRMLAPITPHICFEMWEALGESDIDHATWPTFDEDALVEDEKLIILQVNGKLRSKMTIAADATKEQVEELGLSDENVNKFIEGKTIRKIIYVPGKLLNIVAN; encoded by the coding sequence ATGCAAGATCAATATAACCCGCAAGATATTGAACAAAAAGTTCAACAGCACTGGGAAAGCAATGAAACATTCATCGCTCATGAAGACCCTAACAAAGAAAAATTCTATTGTCTCTCAATGTTCCCCTACCCAAGTGGTCGACTCCACATGGGACACGTGCGTAACTACACCATCGGTGACGTAATTTCTCGCTTCCAACGTTTACAAGGCAAGAACGTCCTGCAACCAATTGGTTGGGATGCGTTCGGTTTGCCAGCTGAAAATGCGGCCGTGAAAAACAAAACCGCGCCAGCACCTTGGACGTACGAAAATATCGAATACATGAAAAACCAACTTAAGCTGTTAGGTTTTGGTTATGATTGGAACCGAGAATTCGCAACCTGTACCCCAGAGTACTACCGTTGGGAACAAGAGTTTTTCACTAAGTTGTATGAAAAAGGCTTGGTATACAAAAAGACCTCGTCAGTAAACTGGTGCCCACATGACCAAACCGTTCTTGCCAACGAGCAAGTGGAAGATGGTTGCTGCTGGCGTTGTGATACTCCGGTAGAACAAAAAGAAATTCCACAGTGGTTCATCAAAATCACCGCTTACGCACAAGAATTGATCGATGACCTCGATAATCTGGACGGTTGGCCTGAAATGGTGAAAACCATGCAGCGTAACTGGATTGGTCGCTCCGAAGGCGTCGAGCTTTCGTTTGCTGTCAAAGATCATGAGCAAAATCTCGAAGTGTACACTACCCGTCCAGATACCCTCATGGGCGTAACGTACGTTGGCATTGCGGCAGGTCACCCTCTGGCAACCAAAGCGGCTGAAAACAATCCAGAGCTTGCCGCCTTCATCGACGAGTGCCGAAATACCAAAGTGGCCGAAGCCGAGCTGGCGACCATGGAGAAAAAAGGCATGGCAACGGGCTTCACCGCGATTCACCCATTAAATGGACGTGAAGTGCCGGTGTATGTCGCGAACTTTGTATTGATGGATTACGGAACGGGTGCCGTGATGGCCGTTCCTGCACACGATCAACGTGACTTCGAATTCGCCACTAAATACGGTCTCGATATTCAAGCTGTCATTCTTAACGAGGAAGGCCAAGCGCCAGACACCTCGGAGGCTGCTTATACAGAAAAAGGGCCTCTGTTTAACTCGGGCGAATTTGATGGCTTAGACTTCACCGCAGCTTTTGATGCCATCGCGCAAAAACTTGAAAGCGAAGGTAAAGGTAAGAAAACCGTCAACTTCCGTCTCCGTGACTGGGGCGTATCTCGTCAGCGTTACTGGGGCGCGCCAATTCCAATGGTGACCACCGAAGATGGCGAAGTTCACCCAGTACCCGCAGAGCAGTTGCCAGTGGTGCTTCCTGAAGATGTCGTGATGGACGGTGTGACCAGCCCAATAAAAGCGGATAAAAACTGGTACGAGACCACATTTAACGGTCAACCTGCTATCCGTGAAACCGATACCTTTGATACCTTCATGGAATCGTCTTGGTATTACGCGCGTTACTGTTCACCGCATGCAGACGACATTCTTGATCCAGAGAAAGCCAACTACTGGCTGCCGGCCGATCAATACATTGGTGGTATTGAACATGCCTGTATGCACCTACTCTACTCACGCTTCTTCCATAAATTATTGCGTGATGCGGGTTATGTGACCAGTGACGAGCCGTTCAAAAAACTGCTGTGCCAAGGCATGGTATTAGCGGACGCGTTCTACTACGTGAATGAAAAAGGCACCAAAGAATGGGTATCGCCAACTGACGTTGAAGTGGAACGTGACGGTAAAGGACACATTACGAAAGCCGTTGATAATCAAGGCCGATCAGTAGAACACTCCGGCATGATCAAGATGTCTAAGTCGAAAAACAATGGCATCGACCCGCAAGAAATGGTCAATAAATACGGAGCGGATACCGTTCGCTTATTCATGATGTTTGCTTCTCCAGCGGATATGACGCTTGAATGGCAAGAATCTGGGGTGGAAGGGGCGAACCGCTTCTTGCGCCGCGTATGGAAATTAGTGCATGAGCATACGCAACATGGCCAAGCCAGCGTGGTAGACAAGTCAGCCTTGAGCAATGACCAGAAAGCCTTGCGTCGTGATGTGCATAAAACGATAGCGAAAGTCAGTGATGATATCGACCGTCGCCAGACTTTCAACACCGCCATTGCCGCGATTATGGAGCTCATGAACAAGCTCACTAAAGCGCCGCAAGCGGATGAGCAAGACCGCGCGATTATGGACGAAGCACTCAAAGCGATTGTGCGCATGCTTGCGCCAATCACACCGCATATCTGTTTTGAAATGTGGGAAGCACTTGGTGAGTCGGATATCGATCATGCAACTTGGCCAACCTTTGATGAAGACGCATTAGTCGAAGATGAAAAGCTTATTATTTTACAAGTTAATGGTAAGCTACGCAGTAAGATGACCATCGCCGCTGATGCAACGAAAGAACAAGTTGAAGAACTTGGCCTAAGCGATGAAAACGTGAATAAATTTATCGAAGGGAAAACCATTCGTAAAATTATTTACGTACCGGGTAAATTGCTGAATATCGTGGCGAACTAA
- a CDS encoding serine hydrolase, translating to MKKAILNTVLASTVTLSASLSGNAFASPVVVPDAPQVAAKGYVLMDFHSGKILAQKNMNEKLPPASLTKMMTSYVIGQEIKRGNISRDDDVVISRNAWAKNFPESSKMFIEVGTTVKVGLLNKGIIIDSGNDACVAMAEHIAGSTDAFVDLMNAWANTLGMKDTHYANVHGLDNDNLYTTPHDLAILAQAIIRDVPNEYKIYSEKKFTFNGITQYNRNGLLWDKSMNVDGMKTGHTSHAGYNLVTSATEGKMRLISVVMGTKSANARQAESKKLLGYGFRFFETVEPNKKGETFVKERVWMGDKDKVALGVNKDTYVTLPRGKSKDLTASFVLDKKLKAPIQKGDVVGKLYYKVDGKDVAQYPLIALENVKEGGLFSRLWDYIILMFNGLF from the coding sequence ATGAAAAAAGCCATTTTAAATACTGTTCTAGCGTCGACTGTTACGCTTTCAGCTAGTCTTTCAGGTAACGCATTTGCGTCTCCTGTTGTCGTTCCCGATGCTCCTCAAGTTGCCGCTAAAGGTTATGTTTTAATGGATTTCCATTCTGGCAAAATTTTGGCGCAAAAAAACATGAACGAGAAGCTTCCTCCCGCCAGTTTAACCAAAATGATGACAAGTTACGTTATCGGTCAAGAAATCAAACGTGGCAACATCAGCCGCGATGACGATGTGGTGATTAGTCGTAATGCATGGGCGAAAAACTTCCCCGAATCATCAAAAATGTTCATTGAAGTGGGCACAACCGTGAAAGTTGGTCTGCTCAACAAAGGCATTATCATCGATTCGGGTAATGATGCATGTGTTGCAATGGCAGAGCACATTGCTGGCTCAACGGATGCGTTCGTCGATTTAATGAATGCTTGGGCTAACACCCTCGGCATGAAAGACACTCACTATGCGAACGTGCATGGCTTGGATAACGATAACCTGTATACCACACCGCATGACCTTGCCATCCTAGCGCAAGCGATCATCCGCGATGTGCCAAACGAATACAAAATCTATTCAGAGAAGAAATTCACCTTTAACGGCATTACACAATACAACCGTAATGGGCTGTTGTGGGATAAAAGCATGAACGTGGATGGTATGAAAACCGGCCACACAAGCCATGCTGGCTATAACCTAGTGACCTCTGCGACAGAAGGTAAAATGCGCTTGATCAGCGTAGTAATGGGAACGAAAAGCGCTAACGCTCGCCAAGCTGAAAGTAAAAAACTTCTGGGCTATGGTTTCCGTTTCTTCGAAACAGTGGAACCGAACAAAAAAGGCGAAACGTTTGTTAAAGAACGCGTCTGGATGGGTGACAAAGATAAAGTCGCGCTGGGCGTTAATAAAGATACTTACGTGACATTGCCTCGTGGTAAATCCAAAGATCTTACGGCAAGCTTTGTATTAGACAAAAAACTGAAAGCGCCAATTCAAAAAGGCGATGTGGTCGGTAAACTGTACTACAAAGTCGACGGTAAGGATGTGGCGCAATACCCACTGATTGCCCTAGAAAATGTCAAAGAAGGTGGCCTATTTAGCCGTCTTTGGGACTACATTATTCTAATGTTCAATGGCTTATTTTAA
- the rsfS gene encoding ribosome silencing factor — protein MQRNDLTAFLADKADDMKAENIITLDVREKSSITDVMIVCTGTSKRHVSSIADHVAEQANQQGIRLLGIDGEDEGEWVVVDLGDTMLHIMQEEQREMYQLEKLWS, from the coding sequence TTGCAACGCAACGATTTAACCGCATTTCTTGCTGACAAAGCCGATGATATGAAAGCTGAAAATATCATCACTCTCGATGTTCGTGAAAAATCCAGTATTACTGATGTGATGATTGTCTGTACTGGCACGTCCAAACGCCATGTGTCATCCATTGCCGACCACGTGGCCGAGCAAGCCAACCAACAAGGTATCCGCCTATTGGGTATTGATGGCGAAGACGAAGGTGAATGGGTTGTGGTGGATCTTGGCGATACCATGCTGCATATCATGCAAGAAGAACAACGCGAAATGTATCAATTAGAAAAGCTTTGGAGCTGA
- the holA gene encoding DNA polymerase III subunit delta, translated as MKIYADKLADSLSKQLYGCYLLFGNEPLLLQESKAAIESCAKQQGFDEVHRFNVDANLDWNDVLDCCHAMSLFSSRQLIELTLPESGLNATITKAFQSLADALNPDIILLVSGPKITRAQENAAWCKALLVNGCLVNCLTPDMSRLPQFVSARCRQLNLVADRDALQMLAQWHEGNLLALVQSLEKLALNYPDGQLTAARLEASLSRHNHYTPFHWTDALLEGKAQRAQRILAQLQSEDAEPIILLRTLQKELLQLIKMQHALTHQSISTVMESFRVWNNKRPIYSAALQRLNAQKLRQLVKLLAQCEILTKTQYEQSVWPRLQQISLECCLTHVNIPS; from the coding sequence ATGAAGATTTACGCCGATAAACTGGCCGATTCGTTATCCAAACAGCTCTATGGGTGTTACCTGCTGTTTGGTAACGAACCTCTCCTGCTACAAGAGTCTAAAGCGGCGATTGAATCCTGTGCCAAGCAGCAAGGGTTTGATGAAGTACATCGCTTCAATGTCGACGCCAATCTCGACTGGAATGACGTGCTTGATTGCTGTCACGCGATGAGTTTATTCTCTAGCCGACAACTGATTGAATTAACCTTGCCTGAATCTGGACTCAATGCCACGATAACCAAAGCCTTCCAATCATTGGCTGACGCACTCAACCCTGACATCATCTTGCTCGTGAGTGGTCCTAAAATCACACGCGCCCAAGAAAATGCAGCGTGGTGTAAAGCGTTACTAGTGAATGGCTGCTTGGTGAATTGCTTAACTCCAGACATGAGTCGCTTGCCACAATTTGTTTCTGCTCGCTGTCGCCAGCTCAATCTTGTTGCTGATCGGGATGCGCTGCAGATGCTCGCCCAATGGCATGAGGGGAATTTACTGGCCTTAGTGCAAAGTTTAGAAAAACTTGCCCTCAATTACCCAGACGGCCAACTTACTGCAGCGCGACTTGAGGCTTCTCTCAGCAGGCATAATCATTACACCCCCTTTCACTGGACGGATGCGTTACTGGAAGGGAAAGCGCAACGTGCCCAGCGTATTTTGGCGCAACTGCAATCGGAAGACGCAGAACCCATCATTTTATTACGAACCTTACAAAAAGAACTGCTCCAGCTCATAAAGATGCAACATGCGCTGACTCACCAATCCATCAGTACGGTGATGGAAAGTTTTCGTGTCTGGAATAACAAACGCCCGATTTATTCGGCGGCCCTCCAGCGTCTCAACGCGCAAAAATTACGCCAATTGGTAAAATTACTTGCTCAATGCGAAATACTGACAAAAACTCAATATGAACAGTCGGTATGGCCACGATTGCAACAAATCTCCTTAGAGTGTTGTCTGACTCATGTGAACATACCGTCTTAA
- the rlmH gene encoding 23S rRNA (pseudouridine(1915)-N(3))-methyltransferase RlmH, with translation MKIQLIAVGNKMPKWITEGFEEYRRRFPHDMPLELIEIPAGKRGKNADIARILQKEGEAMLSSVPKGNRIVTLDIPGKRWDTEQLAGQLESWKLDARDVSILIGGPEGLSPACKQAAEQSWSLSPLTLPHPLVRVVMAESLYRAWSITANHPYHRE, from the coding sequence TTGAAAATACAACTTATCGCGGTTGGCAATAAAATGCCTAAGTGGATAACGGAGGGCTTCGAGGAATATCGACGCCGTTTCCCACACGACATGCCATTAGAATTGATTGAAATTCCGGCGGGTAAACGTGGGAAAAATGCCGATATTGCGCGAATTTTACAAAAAGAAGGCGAAGCGATGCTATCGTCTGTGCCGAAAGGCAACCGCATTGTCACGCTGGATATTCCCGGTAAACGCTGGGACACAGAGCAACTCGCAGGTCAATTAGAAAGCTGGAAGCTCGACGCTCGTGATGTTTCCATTCTTATTGGCGGGCCCGAAGGCTTATCCCCAGCGTGCAAACAAGCCGCCGAGCAATCTTGGTCTTTATCGCCACTCACACTACCTCATCCACTGGTTCGTGTCGTGATGGCTGAAAGTCTCTATCGAGCTTGGAGTATTACCGCTAACCATCCTTATCACCGAGAATAG
- the rodA gene encoding rod shape-determining protein RodA — MNMDPTTESRSFFNRIHIDLPLLLAVIVLMFFGLVIMYSASGQNMAMMERQGMRMVMALAIMILTAQIPPRTYERMAPLLFTVGVILLVGVLLFGEISKGAQRWLDLGVVRFQPSELLKLAVPLMVARYIGARQLPPNWQTLFISLAMVFVPTILIAKQPDLGTSILIAASGIFVIFLAGISWKIIIAAAMAVGGFIPVLWFFLMHEYQKTRVRTLFNPESDPLGAGYHIIQSKIAIGSGGLLGKGWLHGTQSQLEFLPERHTDFIFAVIAEEWGLIGVLVLLSVYLFIIARGLILANNSQTAFGRMMAGSIVLSFFVYVFVNIGMVSGILPVVGVPLPLISYGGTSMVTLLAGFGILMSIHTHRKAFSKAS; from the coding sequence ATGAATATGGATCCCACGACTGAAAGTCGCTCTTTCTTCAATCGTATACACATTGATTTACCGCTGTTGCTGGCGGTGATTGTCTTAATGTTTTTTGGCTTGGTCATCATGTACAGTGCCAGTGGCCAAAACATGGCAATGATGGAACGCCAAGGGATGCGCATGGTGATGGCACTCGCCATCATGATTCTGACCGCACAAATTCCCCCTCGCACTTACGAGCGCATGGCACCATTACTCTTCACCGTAGGGGTCATTCTCTTGGTGGGGGTGTTGCTGTTTGGGGAGATCTCTAAAGGGGCGCAACGCTGGCTCGACCTCGGCGTGGTTCGTTTTCAGCCTTCGGAACTATTGAAATTGGCGGTTCCTTTAATGGTGGCACGGTATATCGGTGCTCGCCAATTGCCGCCAAATTGGCAAACCTTGTTTATTTCGTTGGCCATGGTGTTTGTGCCCACCATTTTGATCGCCAAGCAACCGGATTTGGGCACCTCGATCTTAATCGCCGCCTCAGGCATCTTTGTGATTTTCCTTGCTGGCATCAGTTGGAAAATCATTATTGCTGCCGCAATGGCCGTTGGGGGGTTTATCCCAGTGCTGTGGTTTTTCTTGATGCACGAATACCAAAAAACCCGAGTGCGCACCTTATTCAATCCGGAATCGGATCCACTGGGGGCGGGCTATCATATTATCCAAAGTAAAATCGCGATTGGCTCTGGCGGTTTACTGGGTAAAGGTTGGCTCCATGGCACTCAATCTCAATTGGAATTCCTACCTGAGCGTCATACTGACTTTATCTTCGCGGTGATCGCAGAAGAATGGGGGCTCATCGGCGTATTGGTATTACTTAGTGTCTATCTCTTCATTATTGCACGCGGCCTCATACTGGCAAATAACTCACAAACCGCTTTTGGGCGCATGATGGCAGGCAGTATTGTGCTAAGCTTTTTTGTGTATGTGTTTGTCAATATCGGTATGGTGAGTGGAATTTTACCTGTTGTTGGCGTTCCGCTGCCGTTAATCAGTTATGGTGGTACATCTATGGTGACACTACTAGCAGGATTTGGGATTTTGATGTCCATTCACACACACAGAAAAGCATTTTCAAAGGCAAGCTAA
- the lptE gene encoding LPS assembly lipoprotein LptE, protein MRLTHSTPIKLSLVLVLTTLLSACGFHLRGDYDVPDALSTMSFTSYDEYSTLTRIVHRQLRMNSIDIVPPATDVPNLNLDSESTTERTLSLYQNTRTAERELTYQVNYTVTIPDIGDRKFTTSVTRSYLDNPLSALAKSVEQDKLENEMRHTAANQIIRQMARLKANIQAGTMELDKNGHTLTKDEIEQQRLQEKRQKKAASDLSNSDEIN, encoded by the coding sequence ATGCGTTTAACACACTCTACTCCAATCAAACTGTCGCTTGTTTTAGTCCTAACCACCTTGCTCAGCGCTTGTGGCTTCCACTTACGTGGCGACTATGATGTCCCCGACGCGCTTAGTACGATGTCGTTTACCAGTTATGATGAATACAGCACGCTGACACGAATTGTCCATCGTCAACTGCGCATGAATTCTATTGACATCGTGCCGCCTGCGACGGATGTGCCTAACTTGAACCTCGACAGTGAGAGCACAACTGAACGTACACTCTCTCTTTATCAAAATACTCGTACAGCGGAACGCGAATTAACCTATCAAGTGAACTATACCGTGACCATTCCGGATATTGGCGATCGCAAATTTACCACCAGCGTGACTCGCAGCTACCTTGATAACCCACTGAGTGCGTTAGCGAAATCTGTAGAACAAGACAAACTTGAAAACGAAATGCGTCATACTGCGGCTAACCAAATTATCCGCCAGATGGCACGTTTAAAAGCCAATATCCAAGCGGGCACCATGGAGCTTGATAAAAACGGCCATACTTTGACAAAAGACGAAATTGAGCAACAACGCCTACAAGAGAAACGTCAGAAAAAAGCCGCCTCTGACTTATCCAACTCTGATGAAATCAATTAA
- a CDS encoding septal ring lytic transglycosylase RlpA family protein gives MTKRLWPLACFALILAGCSSTPAGRYSMSSDVAPNAPISVEHIEDAHPQREAYSLGGNKDYTLDNKRYHIIKDPKGFTQTGKASWYGSKFHGHRTSNGEVYDMYSMTAAHKTLPLPSFVRVTNTDNGKTAIVRVNDRGPFHTGRIIDLSYAAAFKLGVLKTGTANVRLDVITPGTSEPKKPAKYAQKYYIQLSSSKNEKNARTLAKNMSQKLSVRSFIDSTTGSYRVFLGPFVDYTLTQDTLTRVKSLGHKTAFVKNYINTH, from the coding sequence ATGACAAAACGACTCTGGCCATTGGCATGCTTCGCACTAATTTTAGCTGGGTGTAGCTCTACTCCAGCAGGACGCTACTCGATGAGCAGTGATGTTGCTCCTAACGCGCCGATTTCGGTTGAGCATATCGAAGACGCCCATCCACAACGCGAAGCTTACAGCCTTGGTGGTAATAAAGACTATACGCTCGATAATAAGCGATACCATATTATCAAAGATCCAAAGGGCTTTACCCAAACGGGGAAAGCGTCTTGGTATGGCTCTAAATTTCATGGTCACCGCACCTCAAATGGTGAAGTCTATGATATGTATTCCATGACGGCGGCTCATAAAACGCTGCCACTTCCCTCCTTTGTAAGAGTAACCAATACCGACAATGGTAAGACGGCCATTGTACGGGTCAATGATAGAGGCCCGTTCCATACCGGCCGCATTATTGATTTAAGTTATGCGGCAGCCTTCAAATTAGGGGTACTTAAAACGGGCACAGCCAATGTGCGTTTAGACGTTATTACCCCCGGAACAAGCGAGCCTAAAAAGCCAGCAAAATATGCACAGAAATATTACATTCAGCTGTCATCTTCAAAAAATGAAAAAAATGCGCGAACTTTAGCGAAGAATATGAGTCAAAAATTATCAGTGCGCAGTTTTATCGATAGCACAACTGGAAGCTATCGCGTTTTTTTAGGTCCCTTTGTTGACTATACGCTGACTCAAGATACTCTTACCAGAGTAAAATCCTTGGGACATAAGACCGCATTCGTTAAAAATTACATCAATACGCATTGA
- the mrdA gene encoding penicillin-binding protein 2, translating to MLRKRSQFRDYKAEARLFRNRAVVSFLGIIILIGVLIGNLYNIQVNDYQDYKTRSNDNRIKIVPISPNRGLIYDRNGHLLAENRPVYSLEIIPEKIKDMDKTIARLQRILPITDDDIQDFNKERRHTRRFESVPILSQLTEKQVAVFSVHQYEFPGVQVTAALKRYYPYGSVLTHVLGYVSRINDRDIARLSREGKRANYKATHDIGKLGVERYYEDILHGTAGYQEVEVNSRGRVIRTLKYVPPTPGKDIVLNLDINLQLYVSKLLDGRRGSAIVLDAKDNGVLAMVSSPSYDPNAFVHGISSKAYNHLLHDKDRPLVNRSTLGIYPPGSTVKPFMAVSALTEGVITPQTTRNDPGWWRIPNSHTRPFRDWLRWGHGTVNVTKALEESVDTFFYQVAYDMGIDRISTWMKKFGFGDYTGIDIYEESKANMPTREWKQARFHKPWYQGDTIPVGIGQGYWTATPLQLAKATSVLVHHGEVIAPHLLRSTINNGNAFSTRKDAEIVTYPPIKHVPEKYWDIAINGMYLVNNGRRGTARRAFHGAPYTSAGKSGTAQVFGLAEGQSYNADELAEHLRDHALYTSFAPVKNPKAIVTVVLENAGGGSSHGAPVARKIFDRLLIKNNKGDK from the coding sequence ATGTTACGTAAACGTAGCCAATTTCGAGATTATAAAGCTGAAGCGCGGTTGTTTCGCAACCGTGCTGTCGTCTCATTCTTAGGCATTATCATCCTGATTGGCGTGTTGATAGGTAACCTATATAACATTCAGGTGAATGACTATCAGGATTACAAAACACGCTCCAACGATAACCGTATTAAAATCGTCCCCATATCACCCAACCGCGGCTTAATTTACGATCGCAATGGGCACTTGCTCGCGGAAAACCGCCCCGTTTATAGCCTCGAGATCATTCCAGAAAAAATCAAAGATATGGATAAGACCATCGCGCGTCTACAACGTATCTTGCCGATCACTGATGACGATATACAGGATTTCAACAAAGAACGACGTCATACCCGCCGTTTTGAATCGGTGCCAATACTGTCTCAGTTGACCGAAAAACAAGTAGCGGTTTTCTCCGTCCACCAATACGAATTTCCTGGCGTACAAGTCACGGCGGCACTGAAACGGTATTACCCTTATGGCTCAGTCCTTACCCATGTACTCGGCTATGTCTCTCGCATTAATGACCGAGACATTGCCCGTTTGTCTCGAGAAGGTAAACGCGCTAACTACAAAGCCACCCATGATATTGGCAAGCTGGGCGTAGAGCGGTATTACGAAGACATCCTACATGGCACGGCGGGTTACCAAGAAGTCGAAGTAAACAGCCGCGGCCGAGTCATTCGTACGTTAAAATATGTGCCCCCTACACCGGGCAAAGATATTGTGCTCAATCTCGATATCAACTTGCAATTGTACGTCTCTAAATTGCTGGATGGGCGCCGAGGCTCAGCCATTGTATTGGATGCCAAAGATAACGGGGTACTGGCGATGGTATCAAGCCCGAGCTACGATCCCAACGCCTTTGTGCACGGCATATCAAGCAAAGCATACAATCACTTACTCCATGATAAAGATCGTCCACTGGTCAATCGTTCGACCCTTGGGATTTACCCTCCGGGTTCAACGGTTAAACCCTTTATGGCGGTTTCCGCACTGACCGAAGGCGTCATTACACCGCAAACCACACGTAATGATCCAGGGTGGTGGCGTATTCCTAATTCCCACACACGTCCATTCCGCGATTGGCTGCGTTGGGGGCATGGTACCGTCAATGTCACAAAAGCATTGGAAGAATCAGTGGATACGTTCTTCTATCAAGTCGCTTATGATATGGGGATTGATCGCATTTCAACGTGGATGAAGAAATTTGGCTTTGGTGACTATACGGGCATTGATATCTACGAAGAAAGTAAAGCCAATATGCCAACACGTGAGTGGAAACAAGCCCGTTTCCATAAGCCTTGGTATCAGGGCGATACCATTCCTGTTGGCATCGGTCAGGGGTACTGGACCGCAACACCATTGCAGCTTGCCAAGGCAACCTCCGTGTTAGTGCATCACGGTGAAGTGATTGCGCCGCATCTACTGCGATCCACGATCAATAATGGTAACGCATTTTCAACCCGTAAAGATGCGGAAATCGTCACCTACCCACCGATCAAACATGTTCCTGAAAAATATTGGGACATTGCGATTAATGGTATGTATTTGGTCAACAATGGTCGACGTGGTACCGCACGACGAGCGTTCCATGGCGCCCCTTACACCAGTGCAGGGAAATCAGGAACGGCTCAAGTCTTTGGTCTGGCGGAAGGTCAATCTTATAATGCCGATGAACTCGCCGAACACCTTCGTGATCACGCGTTATATACCTCATTTGCCCCGGTAAAAAATCCGAAAGCCATTGTCACAGTGGTGCTTGAAAACGCTGGCGGTGGTTCAAGCCACGGCGCGCCGGTGGCTCGTAAGATTTTTGACCGCTTACTCATTAAGAACAACAAAGGCGATAAGTAA